Within the Vigna angularis cultivar LongXiaoDou No.4 chromosome 10, ASM1680809v1, whole genome shotgun sequence genome, the region CCGACGGCAATGGTGGACTCGAACAGAAAACAAAAGCCATAGACAAGTTCCACATCGAATAAAAAAGCCATGGTGCCATCACAAGTCACACTCTAGCTGTAGTTTAATCCCACTTGAATGTCGACGACTGGcaaaagttatattattttatctggGTTTTCGTTTTATCCTCACGTTAGGCAGTCGTTTTCAGTTGAAGCATACTAACTTGGATTTTAAAGAAATAAGTGTAACAAAAATCTAATTCTCGTCATAAGCGTTTATGTCATCTTCGGAATTAACTCCCCAACCTttctaagtttctttttttttttcgtattaaaatttgagaattaACTTTGTTTGAAGAGTAGGAACTATTTTCTAGTTCTATATGTAAATAGATATTTAAGTTTACCATTATCCTCTATGCGGACAAATCtcttaattatagaaataaattcACGTATTTTCAAATTTACGTTTTATGCATATGTATTATTAAATCACAAATCTAAATTGGATTGATCgatataatgatttttatacaTTACGAAGAccatcttattattatttttattctcattaTCCAAGTAATTAGCCTCTAAGCGTAGTAAGTCTCTAGAAATAGGTGAACAAATTTCACCTTTGGGTGAGTTAAAGTGAAAGGTTTTAATAACTAATATTCTCATGGTAAAATAACTAATGTATAGAATAAATCTATTGATAACAACATAATTCATAAACAGAAATTTTGAACTATAAAACTCCATAAATTGGATTAAGTCAATCGGGCCAATGAATGTGTTTCAATCTTTCCAGCAAGTGCTAATCATGTTAGATGATCCAGATCGAGATTCACAATAACggttaaacataataaaatgtttatataaaatttaatatttataaaaattgtatacaataaataaatgtatcCTTTATTGATcttataaagttttttttttaattgtttatagtCTTAAACTTGACCATAAAATTAGAACTCGTCacattatattcaattttaatacattgaatctttaaatttttgaaaataaattaataatgtttttattaattaaatgacGTTTCAGTTAATATTTAAGTTAGATAATGagataaacaattcaaactCAACCTAAAACATCGTCTAAAAAATTAgcaaattagaaaaattatatttattaattttgaaagtttGTAAAGAGAATTTCTTCAGGTGCAGAAAGAAGAGTCCTGAAGTCATAGGTTTTGGGCCGAATAACTACAGCATTGTGACAATCATGAACGAAACCCAATTTTTCATACACGAGTGGCAGGTTTTATGTTGGGTGAACAGCTAACTTCTCGCGGCAACCTTAAACCAAAACAAGGGAGAAAAGAGAGGTTGTGAAAGTTCATTGACTTTGGCCTAATTAATTTCCCTTCCAATAGTAATGAAGGAAACAATGACAATGTTCCAAGTTTAGAAAGACAAAAATCTATAATTAATTTGCTACTTTTGTATCCTCTCTGCAATCAAAATTTCTCCATTAGGTCATGCCTATTTGAATCAAACACCATAATTGACAGTACACAAGGGAACACCTGTCCTTAATAACAACCTCAGACAACAAACGCACTTTCTTGGGTTATAAAAGACCAAATATTTGTTTCCTTTGGGTGCCATTGAACCTACATTGAGTTTTTCTCAGCACAGGAAAATGGCACGGATCTTCCTTACCACTCTTTCTCTGCTGCTCCTGCTTCTTGCTCCTTCCGAGGCTGATCGAATAAATTCATACCAACCGGCATCTAATTTTGAAACTCATGTTCCTTTTCTGGGCCGCCATGAAGATTCCAACACTGAACTAACAGGTGATTCAGCCGAGGACAGAAAACGCTTCAATGATCGAACACCCTACACAATGGCTCAAAATGCTTTCCACGCTCCCGGCAAACTCACTGAAGGATTCTACGACCAAACTTGCCCCGATGTAGAAAACATCATCACCAAAGCTTTCCTCCAGATCGTTCAGCAGAATCCAGGCGCTATCGGTCACATCCTTCGCCTTCAGTTCCATGACTGCTTCGTCAATGTAAGCATTTCCTAACAATGCATTGCCTCATCgtacttctctttcttctctataaatcaatcttattattataaccaaagtatatatatatagtaccACTAACATAACCATCAATTTGGTTCAAACATTTTagagaaaaagtaaattaatagtGAAATGAAATCAGTCAAGGTGATGACagtaaaatagtttttataaagGACAAAATTTTCGTTTTAGGAAAAAAGAATTCTATGAAGTAATCTGTAGAGGGtcatttgtatatttatatttttgctaTATATATGAACGACAAGACAGTGATGAGTTTCTAACCGAAGTTGGGATGATGGGATTGAACAAAGGGATGCGATGCATCGATATTGTTAGATTATACACCATCGGGTGACCTGGTTGAGAAAGGTTCGATGTTCAATGGTCTACTCCTGAAAGGGGCTGACATAATAGATGACATAAAGGCAAAGCTGGAGAGCAAGTGTCCTGGAACCGTGTCATGTGCAGACGTATTGGCATTTACAAACAACGCAGCAATGACAATGGCGGGTTTACCTGCTCAGAGGCCCCTTGGAGGTCGCAGAGACTCTATCGTTTCCCTTGCAAGCGTTGTAGAATCCGACAATCTTCCTATGTCAGATTGGAACATCGACCAAATGATGGAACTGTTTGGCAGGAAAGGGTTCAACATAGAAGAAATGGTGGTGATGATTGGTGCACATTCTGTTGGGATTTCTCATTGCGACTTCTTCATGCAGAGGGCCTTAAACTTCAATGGGACTGGGATCCCTGACCCTACCCTGGGAGTGGAGACgattgatgaaataaaaaaagcatGTCCTAACCCTGGCACAACCCTGTATAGGAACCCCCCTGTGAACTTTGATGCCACACCAACTGTTCTTGATAACCTCTTCTTCAAGGACATGGTGGAGAGAAGGAGAACTTTGCTCATTACCGATTCACATCTGTATGAAGATCCCAGAACTAGGCCAATCGTCGAACAGATGGCAGCTGACCCTACCTTGTTCCCCAAGAGATTTCCTGAGGTCATGGTCAAACTCACTTCTTTGAATGTGCTCACAGGGAATGAAGGGGAGGTGAGGAAGATTTGTAGATCCACCAATTAAACATCAAACAAATTACTGTAACcatgtcatcatcatcattaaccaaatttcttattctttaattctttttttccctACTGGGTCATTTTCTTCATATCCACAATCATCGCTGCCTCTTTTCTTCCTTCCATTTGGAATTTCTGTCATGTATTCATGGCCAActaaatattattgatttttttcttatgtatttCTTTCATG harbors:
- the LOC108328831 gene encoding peroxidase 28; the encoded protein is MARIFLTTLSLLLLLLAPSEADRINSYQPASNFETHVPFLGRHEDSNTELTGDSAEDRKRFNDRTPYTMAQNAFHAPGKLTEGFYDQTCPDVENIITKAFLQIVQQNPGAIGHILRLQFHDCFVNGCDASILLDYTPSGDLVEKGSMFNGLLLKGADIIDDIKAKLESKCPGTVSCADVLAFTNNAAMTMAGLPAQRPLGGRRDSIVSLASVVESDNLPMSDWNIDQMMELFGRKGFNIEEMVVMIGAHSVGISHCDFFMQRALNFNGTGIPDPTLGVETIDEIKKACPNPGTTLYRNPPVNFDATPTVLDNLFFKDMVERRRTLLITDSHLYEDPRTRPIVEQMAADPTLFPKRFPEVMVKLTSLNVLTGNEGEVRKICRSTN